In a single window of the Acipenser ruthenus chromosome 8, fAciRut3.2 maternal haplotype, whole genome shotgun sequence genome:
- the LOC117407284 gene encoding syntaxin-19-like — MRDRLLELQQRVKEAELSKEENGHVGPSSQGEEVAIKQQAVIFEKEPIVESILNDVQRIQDEINELEEDITKFSQQQKTLVSTMRRFSVIKKENNITRDIKIRAEHIHKRLEAMSKEVKQTEADNGLTSTVTRIQRTQHTMLFKQFQKAMSQYNGTLVGKQEKCKQFIIRQLEVAGKEVREEEVDEMMVQGKWEVFNENIINEVKITKSQLSEIEQRHKELMTLESQMRDLRELFLEIYMQVELQGDQVNNIEANVIHTQDYIQQSNEKFKLAVRYKKKHPCKVMCCCCFPCCK, encoded by the coding sequence atgagggACCGTCTGCTGGAATTACAACAACGTGTGAAGGAAGCTGAACTCTCCAAAGAGGAGAATGGCCATGTGGGGCCTTCAAGTCAGGGGGAAGAGGTGGCCATCAAGCAACAAGCCGTGATTTTCGAAAAGGAGCCCATTGTGGAGTCCATCCTGAATGACGTGCAGCGGATCCAGGATGAAATCAACGAACTGGAAGAAGACATCACGAAGTTCAGCCAGCAGCAGAAAACCCTGGTGTCCACCATGCGCCGCTTCAGTGTTATCAAAAAGGAGAACAACATTACACGGGACATCAAGATCCGAGCCGAGCACATTCACAAGAGACTGGAGGCCATGTCTAAAGAGGTCAAGCAGACTGAGGCGGACAACGGGCTGACCTCTACAGTCACAAGGATCCAGCGCACCCAGCACACGATGCTCTTCAAGCAGTTCCAGAAGGCCATGTCCCAGTACAATGGCACTCTGGTGGGCAAGCAGGAGAAGTGCAAGCAGTTCATCATCCGGCAGTTGGAGGTGGCGGGGAAGGAGGTGCGGGAGGAGGAGGTGGATGAGATGATGGTGCAAGGCAAGTGGGAAGTGTTCAATGAGAACATCATTAACGAAGTGAAGATCACCAAGTCACAGCTCTCCGAGATCGAGCAGCGCCACAAGGAGCTGATGACCCTAGAGAGCCAGATGAGGGACCTGCGGGAGCTGTTTCTTGAGATCTACATGCAGGTTGAGCTGCAAGGAGACCAGGTGAACAACATCGAAGCCAATGTGATCCATACTCAGGATTATATTCAGCAGTCGAATGAGAAATTCAAGCTGGCGGTGAGGTACAAGAAGAAGCACCCTTGTAAGGTGATGTGCTGCTGTTGTTTCCCTTGCTGTAAATGA